From Anopheles funestus chromosome 3RL, idAnoFuneDA-416_04, whole genome shotgun sequence, a single genomic window includes:
- the LOC125767922 gene encoding uncharacterized protein LOC125767922, whose protein sequence is MHRTLEVKMKSLPLAVLGVTLVIALVQASNSNSFDLIIGCSQYNSVVQYHGAIKYFPTESMQNVRNTGYSKIFKIAILGPSDGHIRFGQSVFPTDSDGIEIVLGGWGNTKSAGRRQRRTGSRYSNVQLAEAQTPNLMSPYRPVMFELEVFNNGRVEVRRYGQSLPFLTFNDNNRTPVNYMAFAKWEKDLIFFYDCPSN, encoded by the exons ATGCATCGCACACTGGAGGTCAAAATGAAATCTTTGCCATTAGCTGTGCTTGGCGTGACACTTGTTATTGCACTGGTCCAGGCGTCGAACAGCAACTCGTTTGATC TAATCATTGGCTGCAGCCAGTACAACAGTGTGGTCCAATATCATGGTGCGATTAAATACTTTCCCACGGAAAGCATGCAAAACGTCCGCAACACAGGCTACTCGAAGATCTTCAAAATCGCAATACTTGGCCCAAGTGATGGACACATACGGTTTGGCCAATCGGTATTTCCTACCGATAGCGATGGTATAGAGATTG TACTTGGAGGATGGGGCAATACTAAAAGTGCTGGACGGCGACAGCGTCGAACGGGCTCACGTTACTCGAACGTCCAGCTCGCTGAAGCACAAACTCCAAATCTGATGTCTCCGTACCGGCCTGTCATGTTTGAACTGGAAGTGTTCAATAATGGCCGGGTGGAGGTGCGTCGCTATGGTCAATCACTACCGTTTCTAACGTTTAACGACAATAATCGCACTCCTGTTAACTACATGGCGTTTGCCAAGTGGgagaaagatttaattttcttttacgatTGCCCAAGTAACTGA